The proteins below are encoded in one region of Rana temporaria chromosome 2, aRanTem1.1, whole genome shotgun sequence:
- the BUD23 gene encoding probable 18S rRNA (guanine-N(7))-methyltransferase → MAGSVRRPEQTGPPELFYNEDQARKYTQNSRIIEIQSQMSERAVELLCLREDQPCYLLDVGCGSGLSGDYITEQGHHWVGIDISTAMLDVALDREIEGDLILGDMGQGIPFRPGTFDGCISISALQWLCNANKKTHNPPRRLFRFFTTLYSALARGSRAVLQLYPENAEQLELVTSQAMRAGFTGGMVVDFPNSTKAKKFFLCLFAGVSGVLPKGLGQESVEQGVTHQASFVKERMRFKNAKGKSVKKSKDWILEKKERRRRQGKEVRADTKYSGRKRKPNF, encoded by the exons ATGGCTGGGAGTGTGAGGAGGCCGGAGCAGACTGGACCCCCAGAACTg ttttacaaTGAAGATCAAGCAAGGAAATATACACAAAA TTCTCGTATAATAGAGATCCAGTCGCAGATGTCAGAGCGTGCGGTAGAGCTCTTGTGCTTGCGAGAAGATCAGCCGTGCTACCTGCTGGATGTGGG CTGTGGCTCAGGGCTGAGTGGAGACTACATAACTGAGCAGGGACATCACTGGGTTGGAATAGACATCAGTACTGCTATGCTGG ATGTGGCATTGGATCGGGAAATTGAAGGGGATCTGATCCTTGGTGATATGGGTCAAGGTATCCCTTTTCGTCCTGGGACCTTTGATGGTTGCATAAG CATTTCAGCTCTGCAATGGCTTTGTAACGCTAACAAGAAAACCCACAACCCTCCACGCCGTCTTTTCCGCTTTTTCACAACACTTTATTCTGCTTTG GCTCGTGGCTCCCGTGCAGTTCTGCAGCTGTATCCTGAAAATGCTGAGCAG CTGGAATTGGTGACATCCCAGGCAATGAGAGCTGGATTTACTGGAGGGATGGTAGTTGATTTTCCCAACAGTACAAAGGCTAAAaa attTTTCCTGTGTCTGTTTGCAGGAGTATCGGGGGTGTTACCTAAG GGATTGGGTCAAGAGTCAGTCGAACAAGGAGTAACACATCAAGCTTCATTTGTCAAGGAGAG GATGAGATTTAAAAATGCCAAAGGGAAATCTGTAAAGAAGAGCAAAGACTGGATACTTGAAAAGAAAGAACGACGCAGACGGCAAGGAAA GGAAGTTCGAGCGGACACAAAGTACAGTGGACGCAAGAGAAAACCAAATTTTTAA
- the DNAJC30 gene encoding dnaJ homolog subfamily C member 30, mitochondrial: MAEVRLRLLQRSAQFPIIEDVILGGRAREAVLAPFCAGNRETAECSHRKRTLWPYVLRGQYRCVPGDMPQFATPGVRFYSQGSGPRASFHQAGGRHRGYNNGSVQSEAPMYTSRTGYYDILEISGNATQAQIKTAYYKQSFRFHPDRNAGNEAASRRFGQVTEAYHVLGSTSLRKKYDRGILSLEDVRTARKPSGKSPSRKEAAGPRQASSASSTFTPSKQMFDFDAFYQAHYGEQLAREKLWKERREQIAKERKEKNIGSELNKTHELIVVFIVLPTLLLYFLFKG; encoded by the coding sequence ATGGCGGAGGTCAGGCTGAGGTTGTTGCAGAGAAGTGCTCAGTTTCCGATAATAGAAGATGTTATCCTGGGTGGCCGGGCTCGGGAGGCTGTGCTGGCTCCATTCTGTGCAGGTAACAGAGAGACAGCTGAATGCAGCCATAGAAAGCGAACATTGTGGCCCTATGTTCTCAGGGGCCAGTATAGGTGTGTGCCAGGTGACATGCCACAGTTTGCCACACCGGGGGTCCGCTTCTACAGTCAGGGGAGTGGCCCCAGAGCATCCTTCCACCAGGCTGGGGGTCGCCACCGCGGGTATAACAATGGATCGGTGCAGTCGGAGGCGCCGATGTACACGTCCCGCACCGGATACTACGACATTCTGGAGATTTCCGGCAACGCCACACAGGCCCAGATCAAGACCGCCTACTACAAGCAGTCCTTCCGCTTCCATCCGGACCGCAACGCCGGCAACGAGGCCGCCAGCAGGCGCTTTGGCCAGGTGACGGAGGCCTACCATGTCCTAGGCAGCACCAGCCTGAGGAAGAAGTATGACCGCGGCATCCTGAGCCTGGAGGATGTCCGCACCGCCAGGAAGCCCAGCGGGAAGAGCCCATCACGTAAAGAGGCCGCTGGCCCCAGACAGGCGTCTAGTGCCTCGTCCACCTTCACCCCATCCAAGCAAATGTTTGACTTTGACGCGTTTTACCAGGCGCACTACGGAGAGCAGTTGGCGAGGGAGAAACTCTGGAAGGAAAGACGGGAACAGATTGcgaaggagaggaaggagaagaacaTAGGATCAGAGCTGAACAAGACACATGAACTGATTGTCGTGTTCATAGTCCTACCGACCCTCTTGTTGTACTTCTTATTCAAGGGCTGA